ACAGGACATTGGTTTGTAGGGCACGGCCTAGCCAACCCAAGCCCGCCTTAAACTGATTAAACCGAATCCCCTGCTGCGCAAAGTACATATACAAGTTCGTTTGGGCGAGTTGGTACAGCCGCTGGGGAATTTCGGGATGGCGCGTCTGGACAGCTTGCATCACCAGGGCATGGGAGCGGGCCATTTGTCGATAGTCCCCTGACATTGTCCCTCTCAGCTTGCGATAGCCTACCAGGAAGGCGGGGACAACGCGAAACTCAAAGTGCTCGGCAATCCGGAGATAAAGATCCCAATCCTCACAACCCTGAGCCTGCTGTGCCCGGAAACTGGGATCAAAGCCCCCCACCTGTTCCAAACAACTACGGCGGATCAGGGCAGCACTGGCATTACCCAAAAAGTTATGCAGGATCAGGGTTGGGTACACCTTCCCCTCCAGATCCGATGCTCGAAATCCGCCTAAAAGATGATCCGCTTCATCAATATCGACGGACCATGAGTAGACTAATCCGACCCGTTCGCCCGCTGCCAGAAAGCACTGCACTTGACGTTCCAAGTTTTCAGGGTACCAGATGTCATCGGCATCGATCGGGGCAATAAACACCCCCTTAGCCTCGCGAATGCCCAAGTTTCGGGCTGCCGCAACGCCCCCATTCGCCTGTTTCAGGTAGTGAATTCGAGGATCACGTTGAGCATAGGCTTGAGCGATCGCTGCCGTTTGATCCGTTGATCCGTCATCAATGACCAACACCTCAAAGTGAGGATAGGTTTGGGCCAAAATCGAGTCTAGAGTTTTCGCCAGAAACCGTTCCGCATTATAGGCTGGCACAATTACGGATATTAGAGGAGATTCTGGCGACTGTACCATAACCTTAAGTGTTTTTTGAATCTTAAATGTTTTTTATTACTCTTT
This DNA window, taken from Trichothermofontia sichuanensis B231, encodes the following:
- a CDS encoding glycosyltransferase family 2 protein, which encodes MPAYNAERFLAKTLDSILAQTYPHFEVLVIDDGSTDQTAAIAQAYAQRDPRIHYLKQANGGVAAARNLGIREAKGVFIAPIDADDIWYPENLERQVQCFLAAGERVGLVYSWSVDIDEADHLLGGFRASDLEGKVYPTLILHNFLGNASAALIRRSCLEQVGGFDPSFRAQQAQGCEDWDLYLRIAEHFEFRVVPAFLVGYRKLRGTMSGDYRQMARSHALVMQAVQTRHPEIPQRLYQLAQTNLYMYFAQQGIRFNQFKAGLGWLGRALQTNVLFAVFYVGMVLLIASLMRYGLCRLLQGWLAGFGPKLGLGLPETGMLQKTLASAEPISRLTIADLEQRQRAIQVALAIGHVYQRVATVITGEVIDRQPTPEPTAEEALP